A single genomic interval of uncultured Sphaerochaeta sp. harbors:
- a CDS encoding class II fructose-bisphosphate aldolase codes for MLYTLKEVLTEAQKGKYAVGAFNITNPICLPPLLRAAESQRSPLIINVAEVSFRDVDLMNFYPAIIHSAKEASVPIVVNLDHGTTEKGIMMALRCGFSSIMFDATAYSYEENIRLTSRYSSMLHHVGVSLEGELGVIGGLEGTEDVDGTDVGLYTDVSTVKHFVDETQVDALAVSIGNVHGFYKGEPNLQFDLLKEIASVTSVPLVLHGGSGISDDDFRKAASLGICKINFYTGASVSVFNHLDAKMKELNGKYTDMANIGWTIMDAYQQTIEERMHVFGSSGKA; via the coding sequence ATGCTATATACATTGAAAGAAGTTCTTACGGAGGCCCAGAAAGGAAAATATGCTGTAGGCGCATTTAATATAACGAACCCTATTTGTTTGCCACCGCTATTAAGAGCTGCAGAATCACAAAGATCTCCACTCATCATCAATGTTGCGGAAGTGTCATTTCGTGATGTTGATCTTATGAATTTCTATCCAGCTATTATCCATAGTGCAAAAGAAGCTTCTGTTCCAATTGTCGTGAATTTGGATCATGGAACGACTGAGAAGGGAATCATGATGGCTCTTAGATGTGGATTTAGTTCGATAATGTTTGATGCAACAGCGTATAGTTATGAGGAGAATATCCGTTTAACAAGTCGCTATTCATCTATGCTTCACCATGTTGGAGTGTCCCTCGAAGGAGAACTGGGGGTCATCGGCGGATTGGAAGGGACCGAGGATGTTGATGGTACTGATGTTGGTCTTTATACCGACGTATCTACTGTTAAGCATTTTGTGGATGAAACACAAGTTGATGCATTGGCAGTTTCTATCGGTAATGTTCATGGGTTTTATAAAGGGGAACCAAATTTACAATTTGATCTGCTAAAGGAAATAGCATCTGTAACATCAGTCCCGTTGGTTCTTCATGGTGGCTCAGGGATTTCTGATGATGATTTCCGAAAGGCAGCCTCTCTTGGGATATGCAAAATAAACTTTTACACAGGAGCAAGTGTCTCTGTTTTCAATCATCTTGATGCAAAGATGAAGGAACTGAATGGGAAGTATACTGACATGGCTAACATAGGCTGGACAATTATGGATGCATATCAACAGACGATTGAAGAGAGGATGCATGTTTTCGGAAGTTCTGGAAAAGCATAA
- the tnpA gene encoding IS200/IS605 family transposase, whose amino-acid sequence MATKENSLAHTKWMCKYHIVFTPKYRRKVIYNQYRQSVGQILRTLCGYKGVELIEGHLMSDHVHMLVSIPPKISVSSFMGYLKGKSALMMFDKHANLKYKFGNRHFWAEGYYVSTVGLNEATIAKYIREQEQHDIMQDKLSVKEYEDPFKGSK is encoded by the coding sequence ATGGCAACTAAAGAGAATTCTTTGGCCCACACGAAATGGATGTGTAAATATCATATTGTGTTTACCCCAAAGTATAGAAGAAAGGTAATTTACAATCAATACAGGCAGAGTGTGGGCCAGATCCTGCGCACACTGTGCGGGTATAAAGGAGTGGAACTGATAGAAGGTCACCTGATGAGCGACCATGTGCATATGTTGGTAAGCATACCGCCCAAGATAAGTGTATCGAGCTTTATGGGGTACCTGAAGGGCAAGAGCGCACTGATGATGTTCGACAAGCATGCAAATTTGAAATACAAGTTTGGCAATCGGCATTTTTGGGCTGAAGGATACTATGTGAGTACAGTGGGGTTGAATGAAGCGACCATCGCCAAGTACATACGCGAGCAGGAGCAGCATGACATCATGCAGGACAAGCTAAGCGTAAAAGAGTATGAGGACCCTTTTAAGGGTAGCAAGTAA
- a CDS encoding carbohydrate kinase family protein: protein MRISGVGCCLIDSIYENCSYNASNFSPYWSKTKGDGGLIEGGLVFREDLEKFAGEQYHKILDSITQGRKADFINVGGPAIIALVHASQILFDDDVEINFYGALGNDEFAAITKAKVKPTNVNTSFKIIKGIPTSTTDVFADSSRRNGKGERTFVNTIGAAGYFNSNHLTEYFYKSDIVLLGGTALVPQIHNDIDSILKRAKETGAITVVGTVYDFANEKINPNKPWSLGKNPAYPYIDLLITDEIEALRLSGRQTITEAASALGSYGVGSLIITRGAHDILFWSKGKLFGDHDLKSFHVNTEIDVLMEADPLLRRDTTGCGDNFVGGVLVSLARQLSGSVDDDILDIFDVCAWGVSSGGFACTYNGGMYHEKMIGEKAALIEPLVHTYKENYGVT from the coding sequence ATGCGCATCTCCGGAGTTGGTTGTTGTTTGATAGATTCGATATATGAGAATTGCTCATATAATGCCTCAAATTTCTCTCCCTATTGGAGCAAAACGAAAGGAGATGGTGGCTTAATTGAGGGAGGGTTGGTTTTTCGGGAGGATTTAGAAAAATTCGCTGGAGAGCAATATCACAAGATTCTAGATTCGATCACTCAAGGCAGAAAAGCTGATTTTATTAATGTAGGGGGACCTGCGATAATAGCATTGGTCCATGCTTCACAGATTCTATTTGATGATGATGTGGAGATTAATTTCTATGGAGCATTAGGAAATGATGAATTTGCTGCAATCACAAAAGCAAAGGTTAAACCAACTAATGTAAATACTTCATTCAAAATTATTAAAGGTATTCCTACCTCTACTACCGATGTTTTTGCTGATTCTTCAAGAAGAAATGGAAAAGGAGAGCGTACTTTTGTAAATACAATAGGTGCTGCAGGTTATTTCAACTCTAACCATCTAACCGAATATTTTTATAAAAGTGATATTGTTCTTTTGGGTGGGACTGCTTTAGTTCCTCAAATACATAACGATATAGATTCTATTTTAAAAAGGGCCAAAGAAACGGGTGCAATTACAGTAGTTGGAACTGTGTATGACTTTGCTAATGAGAAAATAAACCCAAATAAACCCTGGTCATTAGGAAAGAATCCGGCATATCCCTATATTGACCTTCTCATCACAGATGAGATTGAAGCACTGAGATTGTCTGGGAGGCAAACTATAACTGAGGCAGCATCAGCACTTGGTTCGTATGGAGTGGGATCACTTATCATTACTCGTGGTGCACATGATATATTATTCTGGTCTAAGGGTAAGTTGTTTGGAGATCATGATTTGAAAAGTTTCCATGTCAATACGGAAATTGATGTACTAATGGAGGCAGATCCATTATTACGTAGAGATACCACTGGATGTGGTGATAATTTTGTAGGAGGCGTACTGGTATCTCTTGCTCGCCAACTATCAGGTTCTGTTGATGATGATATACTAGACATTTTTGATGTCTGCGCTTGGGGTGTGTCATCAGGAGGATTTGCTTGTACATACAATGGTGGAATGTATCATGAAAAAATGATAGGAGAAAAAGCTGCACTTATCGAGCCGTTGGTGCATACATATAAAGAGAACTACGGGGTGACATGA